The Posidoniimonas polymericola genome includes the window GTGGCCCACTGGCCCGACCAGCCCCACTCACCGAAGTCGCCAAGAACGGCGCATGGTGGGAGACCGGGCGCCTGCTGCCCCTCGACTGCTACGACGGCAAGATCTTCGCGGCTCGCCCCCTTAAAGATGCCGCTGTCCCGGTCTCTATCGCCCGTCTCCAGGTCGGCGGCGAACACAACGACTCCGCTGTCGCTAATCGTGGGGGGGTAGGGGTACCCCAGGGTTATGCCTTCCGCCCCGGGTAGGGAGTCGCCCCATGATGCGATTGATCGGAGTTGACCGTCCGGGCCGGTGACCCATACATCCACGCCTCCAAACGCCGGGGGCGCAGTGGAATAAACATCGCCGATAAAGGCTACCTCACCGGAGCTGTTCATATCGGCCGCTCCCCGCTGCCATTTGTTGAGCCCCAGGGGCCCAAAGACATGGCCGGGGCCGTAGCCCGGCGCCGGGCTGCCCTCACGGGCAATTTCCGTCACCTTTCCGGCTCGGTCGACGGTCCAGAATCCTGAGTCGTAATAGTCTGCAGTGCCGTAGGTGTAGCCGATGCTTCCCTCCGACAGCAGCACCCCTTGGTCGTTGAGGACCAACTGGCCACCGAACAGGGAAAGCGAAGCCAGGCCGAACGCCGGCTCGGTGTATCCTGCTTCGAAAACAAGCGACGGAGTCGTGGATAGGTGGTCGTAGTAGTAGATACTCCCATCGTTTGCCCTTACAGCAGACCTGCCAAGCTGATTGATCGACCAATCCAAGGAATAGACCCCGGTTGAACGAGCTTGGAGCGATGCCGTTCCCCCCGCGGCGTGGGCGAACAGACCGAACGTTCTTCCGTCGCTGCTCGGAAGTAGATCGCTTGTAAAGTAGAGCGTGCCATCGGGCACAAAGCGGTGAGCCGGCAGATAACTGTAGACGGAGCCGTCATCTGTTCCGGGCGCCGGTTCGCCGGTCACGGCGACCACCTCGGCGTGTTGCCGGTCGCTACGCCATAGAGACCACCGGACATTATCAGAGCTGTCAACAAGACCTACCCCGAATGCGACCTGCCCGTCGGCGCCTAGCAGGCGGCCTCCCACGCCCCGTGCTTCGTAGCCGGCAATCACCCCCAACGCCGACTGCCCCGACACCGCAATGACCTCGAGGTCCGGCGTCAGCGCCTGCGAGCGCGCCGCGGGCAGCAGAATGGCGAGCAGGGCAATCGTCCAGCAGAGCCGGGGCGACCGGCTGACGTGTATCATCATGAGCCAATTCTCGTTAGATGGGGGCGGCGTGTCGCCGTGGGCGGCGCAGCAGGCCGGCGGCGGCCGCGATCAGCGCAAGGCCGGCCGGCTCCGGGACCGCCACCAGGTTCGAGACGAACACCCCGGTTGTCCCGTCGGTGAACGTGGCGGTGAACAAGATCTGGCCGCGGTCGTTGAAGTACTGCTGGCTAACGTTGCCGTTGATAGCGCCTAGGCTCCAAATACTTTGGATTACTCGCTCGTCGACGGCTGCCGGATCGGGGTCGACGTCGATCGTACCGCCGGTATGCGCGATGAGCTGCAATTCCCCGTTCAGGTCCTCGGCCCAAATGCCGTGCGGACTGTTGCCAAGTTCTAGGTCGGCGTCCGGGCTGATCCGGAGACGGGCGGTGAACGCGACGCGGCCGCTTCCATTGACTTCGAAGGAACCACCTTCTAGAGCTACCTCAGCGGCAAAGCCAAAGTCGCCGAACACAGCGCCGGTTGGCAGCCCTGGGGCCTGTTGCCCTTCGAGCGCAACCGGGACGAGGTCTTCGTCGACACGCCCCTTCCAAATCCCACTATTGCTGAAAATCTGCTCCGGGCTGGACGTGCGGAGGTCACCCGCGAAGACCACATCGCCGTGGTTGCTGATCAGCGGTTCGAACAGGTAGTCAAACACCAAGCCACCGCCTCCTGGAGCAAGCGCGGATCGTTCAGCGATGGGATGCAGCACCCCTGCCGAGTCCGTTGCCCAGATCGCGAAATCTTCGTACTCGTCTACCGGTGTTGTCGAGAGACGCACCCCGGTGTGAAACGCCACCTGGCCGGCGTCATTAATGACCGCTCTAGAAGGAAACGCTCGAAAGAAGAGATTCATGTCTCCGAACTCAGCCATCGGAAGCGAGTGCGGCGCCGGCGATCCCTCACGCACGACCTGGGTGACATCACCGGCCTGGTTGACTGTCCAGTAGCCAGTGTTGTTCTTGTCGCTGCTTCGAAGCCCACCTCCGGCTACGAACAGACCCTGGTTGTTGAGACTGGGGACGCCCAGGGCGAGCGGTTGGTCGACGTCGAATCCCGGTGCGTTGGAGCCTCTTTCAAAGGCCAATCGCGGTGAGCTTGAAAGGTGTTCGTATAGGTAGATGTTCCTGTCGTTCGCAAATACAACAGTCAAGCCGTTCTGATTAATGGACATATGGTCGCGGTATGTCTCTGTAAAGCGTGCCTGGAGCGTGGCTGAACCGCCCGCGGCGTGGGCGAGTAGCCCCTTAGATCTTTCACGGCCAATCGGCGAGAGGTCGCTTAGGAAATAGAGCGTGCCATCGGACACAAAACGCTGGGGGTCCAAGAGACCATAGACAGAGCCGTCATTGGTTCCGGGGGCCGGTTCGCCAGCCAACGCGACCATCTCGGTGTGTTGCTGGTCGCTCCGCCAGAGTGAGTGCAGCCAGTTGTCGATGCCGCTTCCTTTCATCAGAACAGAGAATGCGACCTGCCCGTCTGCTCCGAGCAGGCGAGCTCCAACGGATCTTGCTTCGTAACCATCAATCGGCTCCAACGCCGACTGCCCCGACACCGCAATGACCTCGAGGTCCGGCGTCAGCGCCTGCGAGCGCGCCGCGGGCAGCAGAATGGCGAGCAGGGCAATCGTCCAGCAGAGCCGGGGCGACCGGCTGGTGCGTATCATCATGAGCCGATTTTCGTTAGATGGGGGCGGCGTGTCGCCGCGGGCGGCGCAGCAGTCCGGCGGCGGTCGCGATCAATGCAAGGCCGGCCGGCTCCGGGACCGCCACCAGGTTCGAGACAAACACGCCAGTTGTGCCGTCGGTAAAGGTGGCGGTGAACAAGATCTGGCCGCGGTCGTTGAAGTAGTTCTGCGAGGTGTTTTCGTAGGTGTCGCCGAGGGTCGACAGGCTTGCGATGACGCGCTGGTCAACGATCTCCGGATCGGGGTTCACGTCGAGCGCGGCGCCTGTGTGGGTGATGAGGGTAAGGGCGCCATTGAGGTCTTCTGCCCAGATCCCGCTCGGCGCCGAGCCGAGGTCGACGCCGGAGTTGTTGTCGAGGAACACATGCAGCGCGACCCGGCCGCTGCCGTTGACCTCGTAGCTCGAAGGCTCGCCGGAGTCGGGGCCGAACCAGCCTAGCTCGGAGAATACCACGCCGGGTGGCAGGCCCGGCGCCTGCTGCCCCTCGAGAGCGACCGCGGCGAGCGGTTCTGAATCGGAGCCCCGCCAGATCCCGCTGCGCATTTCCGGTCCACTCGGCGTCACGTCGGCGGCGAATACGATGTCGTCCTTGCTGCTGAGCGAAGGCCCTAAGAGCCCCGAAAACGCGCCCCCGGCCGTTCCCGGCGCCAGGGAGCCATCCTGGACAAACGCTTCTAGCTCACCCGATTCGTTAGTCGTCCATATCATTTTACTCTTAAAATTATACATGGGAGGGGAGGCGACTATGGCATCGAACTCGACGACACCGCCCCAAAAGGCCACCTTCCCCGCGTCGTTGAAACTAACGTCACCTGTGAAAGGGACGTACCCTCGAGGGATACTATACTCTGGCGCAAAGCCCGGGGCGGAATCGCCCTCTAGGTATACTTTGCTGAGACTTCCGTCCGCATCCGCGATCCAGTAGCCGTACAAATTATGCTGCTCTAGGGTGCCGGCTTCCCTGATGATGCCGCCTCCAACGAAGACTTCACCCTTCTTGTTGATCTGGACCACGCCGAGATAGAGTGGCGTTTCGTAGTCGAGGCCTGGCGCTGGATCTCCCGAAGCGAAAACGAGCTGCGGGGTGTACGACGGGCCTTCGTAGCGATAGAGACTATGTTCGACGGTGGCGGCGATCACGCCGTTCTCGTTCACATCGACGCCGGGCCTGAACTGCCCAGCGAATCGAAGCAGGAGGTTGCTGCCGCTCACTGACCCATGAGAAAGCAAGCCGAAGCTCGGGGTGTTGTTCGTCTCGGCCAGGTCGCTCATGAAGAACAGCGTTCCATCGCTCGCAAATTGACGCGGACTCACGGCTTCAAAGACCGAGCCGTCTGCGGTTCCTGGCGCCGCGTCGCCGACGAGTGCGACGAGCTGCGGGGCCTGAGGGCCGTTCCGCCACAGGGACTCTCGCGACGGCACATCGCCGGGCCCTTCGAGGTCAGCCCCGAAGGCGACTTCCCCATTCGGGCCGACCAGTCGCCCATACACTCTGCCGAACTGGTAATCGACGCCCGCGTCTACCGCCGACTGCCCCGACACCGCAATGACCGCGAGGTCCGGCGTCAGCGCCTGCGAGCGCGCCACGGGCAGCAGAATGGCCAGAGCGGCCGTGAGCGGGAGGCATCCCAGCCAGGAAAACGGTAGCGGCTTCATCAGCTGACCTTCATGGAACAGAGTCGCGGCAGGAGATATCGAGCGGAGCAAAGGCTGAAGAGCGGACGACCCACTGTTTGCGGTAATCGGCGCCGCCCCTGCAGGATAGGCGGTCAGCGGGGGGCAAGCAACTTGTTTCGTCCCGAAAACTAAAATGGTGTCCGACACCTGTTTTTCTTGCGAGACAACTCTTCTTGACCCATTTTCGACTCCGCAATTCACCTGGACCACCTCTCCGGCGCGCCAAGCGTTTGCTCGCCCTGTCTCGCCATTTCTTTGTGGAAACGAGCCAGCGGTTGTGATCCAATCAGGGGTAGTGCTGTAGCTCCAAGAACGCCGACGGGATGGCCCTTTCAGGCCTGCCACCGCGGGTGGCTGCTGCGCGGTGAGTCGCTTGGGATTGGCGAGGGCCCGCCAGGGCGCCAGGCTTGCAGGAGGTAGGGACCGGAGGCCGTCGAACTCTCCGTTGGGGACAAAACCCCACGGCGGACAAAACCCCATGCACCATTTCCCCGCGTCGTCCGCGGAAATAATGCAATAGCAGGCGGAAACGCAGCCCGAGGGCAATCTTGCGGCAGGGGTTTTGTCCCCTCCGCTCGATTTTTCGGACAGAATGAAGGAGGGCACAACGAGCGGCCTGCGGCAGTGAGAGAAGTGGCGAGCGCGGGGGGCTGGGCTGGCATGGCGGAGAGGCAGGCACAGCGGAGGGGCCGATTCTACCTGAGCGCTCAGCGTGCGGGCTGACCCGCGGCCGAGCACCGCGGCTGCTTGCCAGTCAGGTGAATCGCCGCCATCGCCGGCCTAACCGGTCAATCGGGCGGCGCGCCGTCTGCACTAGGTGGTGGCTCCAGCCGGGGGCGGACGTTCCCCGGCGTCGAAACAAGCGACTCAAGGAGCACACGATGACATTCAAATTCGGTTGGAAGCCCACGCTAGCGACGCTCGCCCTGGCGGGGCTGATCCCGTTGGCCGGCTGCGAGGCGCCCGAGGCCGACGAGCCCGATGTGGGGCAGGCCGAGGATGTTGGCCCGTCCGGTCATGCGGTGGCCGAGCACCGGAT containing:
- a CDS encoding DUF7453 family protein codes for the protein MMIHVSRSPRLCWTIALLAILLPAARSQALTPDLEVIAVSGQSALGVIAGYEARGVGGRLLGADGQVAFGVGLVDSSDNVRWSLWRSDRQHAEVVAVTGEPAPGTDDGSVYSYLPAHRFVPDGTLYFTSDLLPSSDGRTFGLFAHAAGGTASLQARSTGVYSLDWSINQLGRSAVRANDGSIYYYDHLSTTPSLVFEAGYTEPAFGLASLSLFGGQLVLNDQGVLLSEGSIGYTYGTADYYDSGFWTVDRAGKVTEIAREGSPAPGYGPGHVFGPLGLNKWQRGAADMNSSGEVAFIGDVYSTAPPAFGGVDVWVTGPDGQLRSIASWGDSLPGAEGITLGYPYPPTISDSGVVVFAADLETGDRDRDSGIFKGASREDLAVVAVEGQQAPGLPPCAVLGDFGEWGWSGQWATFEANASGRVAFHCFVVNDSGFDLGPEPSGIWAENLQGDLQLIAHTGESLDVNPDPAITDERVIERLSPFGNDLFATSSQKYFNDRGQILFTATFTDGTSGVFVSNLVAVPEPAGLALALAAAGLLWRPRRRSSGRQT
- a CDS encoding DUF7453 family protein, encoding MMIRTSRSPRLCWTIALLAILLPAARSQALTPDLEVIAVSGQSALEPIDGYEARSVGARLLGADGQVAFSVLMKGSGIDNWLHSLWRSDQQHTEMVALAGEPAPGTNDGSVYGLLDPQRFVSDGTLYFLSDLSPIGRERSKGLLAHAAGGSATLQARFTETYRDHMSINQNGLTVVFANDRNIYLYEHLSSSPRLAFERGSNAPGFDVDQPLALGVPSLNNQGLFVAGGGLRSSDKNNTGYWTVNQAGDVTQVVREGSPAPHSLPMAEFGDMNLFFRAFPSRAVINDAGQVAFHTGVRLSTTPVDEYEDFAIWATDSAGVLHPIAERSALAPGGGGLVFDYLFEPLISNHGDVVFAGDLRTSSPEQIFSNSGIWKGRVDEDLVPVALEGQQAPGLPTGAVFGDFGFAAEVALEGGSFEVNGSGRVAFTARLRISPDADLELGNSPHGIWAEDLNGELQLIAHTGGTIDVDPDPAAVDERVIQSIWSLGAINGNVSQQYFNDRGQILFTATFTDGTTGVFVSNLVAVPEPAGLALIAAAAGLLRRPRRHAAPI
- a CDS encoding DUF7453 family protein, which produces MSDTILVFGTKQVACPPLTAYPAGAAPITANSGSSALQPLLRSISPAATLFHEGQLMKPLPFSWLGCLPLTAALAILLPVARSQALTPDLAVIAVSGQSAVDAGVDYQFGRVYGRLVGPNGEVAFGADLEGPGDVPSRESLWRNGPQAPQLVALVGDAAPGTADGSVFEAVSPRQFASDGTLFFMSDLAETNNTPSFGLLSHGSVSGSNLLLRFAGQFRPGVDVNENGVIAATVEHSLYRYEGPSYTPQLVFASGDPAPGLDYETPLYLGVVQINKKGEVFVGGGIIREAGTLEQHNLYGYWIADADGSLSKVYLEGDSAPGFAPEYSIPRGYVPFTGDVSFNDAGKVAFWGGVVEFDAIVASPPMYNFKSKMIWTTNESGELEAFVQDGSLAPGTAGGAFSGLLGPSLSSKDDIVFAADVTPSGPEMRSGIWRGSDSEPLAAVALEGQQAPGLPPGVVFSELGWFGPDSGEPSSYEVNGSGRVALHVFLDNNSGVDLGSAPSGIWAEDLNGALTLITHTGAALDVNPDPEIVDQRVIASLSTLGDTYENTSQNYFNDRGQILFTATFTDGTTGVFVSNLVAVPEPAGLALIATAAGLLRRPRRHAAPI